Proteins from a single region of Bradysia coprophila strain Holo2 chromosome X unlocalized genomic scaffold, BU_Bcop_v1 contig_416, whole genome shotgun sequence:
- the LOC119069916 gene encoding probable isoaspartyl peptidase/L-asparaginase GA20639 isoform X2 yields MLPAKFEILLALLCLALIEAQVVISNGARVNVNLPRAVEPIVVVHGGAGDIPDSRDNGKHRGTKLAVRLGYKKMLAGGNAIDAVEEAVRSMELDENFNAGYGSVLNIDGVVAMDASIMSGGNLNAGCVTLVEDILHPITLARRVMENTNHTFLGGDGAMKFAKAQGIPILTPKGQLATQSAKDALEAFKRDRDMGISTVNAKTETGHNPVDKLYGEPGTVGAVAIDQFGNIAAATSTGGMTGKMVGRIGDSPLIGSGTYADNNSGGVSTTGHGETIMRYNVAQKIVQRIEFLGETAEVATRAVLEAMTDRLMQTAGAITIDAGGNVGFYWTSEKMAWAYQKGDEVHFGIKHGEDYVEPA; encoded by the exons ATGCTACCCGCTAAATTTGAAATCCTACTAGCCCTGCTATGTCTTGCGTTAATTGAAGCGCAAGTAGTAATCAGTAATGGTGCGCGTGTCAATGTG AATCTGCCCAGAGCTGTTGAACCGATTGTAGTTGTTCATGGCGGCGCCGGTGACATTCCAGACAGCCGGGACAATGGAAAACATCGAGGAACAAAACTAGCAGTGCGTTTGGGCTATAAAAAGATGTTGGCCGGCGGAAATGCAATAGATGCTGTAGAAGAAGCTGTTAGAAGTATGGAATTGGACGAAAATTTCAATGCAG GATACGGATCAGTATTAAACATCGATGGAGTAGTGGCCATGGATGCCAGTATTATGTCAGGTGGTAATTTGAATGCAGGCTGTGTTACATTGGTGGAAGACATATTGCATCCCATTACGCTAGCTCGTCGTGTAATGGAAAACACAAACCACACATTCCTCGGCGGCGACGGTGCTATGAAATTCGCTAAAGCACAAGGAATTCCAATTTTAACCCCGAAAGGTCAATTGGCTACACAAAGCGCGAAAGATGCACTGGAAGCGTTTAAAAGAGATCGTGATATGGGTATAAGTACAGTCAATGCTAAAACTGAAACTGGTCACAACCCTGTCGACAAACTATACGGAGAGCCGGGTACTGTAGGGGCGGTTGCAATAGACCAGTTTGGAAACATTGCTGCAGCTACATCAACTGGGGGAATGACTGGAAAAATGGTTGGTCGCATTGGAGATTCGCCACTCATTGGATCTGGAACTTATGCTGATAACAACTCGG GTGGAGTATCGACAACAGGTCATGGCGAAACCATAATGCGTTACAACGTCGCGCAGAAAATCGTACAAAGAATAGAGTTTTTGGGCGAAACTGCAGAAGTTGCAACTCGAGCGGTCTTAGAAGCAATGACTGACAGACTTATGCAAACCGCTGGAGCGATTACCATAGACGCCGGTGGAAACGTCGGCTTTTATTGGACTTCTGAGAAAATGGCTTGGGCTTATCAGAAAGGAGATGAGGTACATTTTGGTATTAAACATGGAGAAGATTATGTCGAACCGGCATAA
- the LOC119069916 gene encoding probable isoaspartyl peptidase/L-asparaginase GA20639 isoform X4, whose protein sequence is MNNLPRAVEPIVVVHGGAGDIPDSRDNGKHRGTKLAVRLGYKKMLAGGNAIDAVEEAVRSMELDENFNAGYGSVLNIDGVVAMDASIMSGGNLNAGCVTLVEDILHPITLARRVMENTNHTFLGGDGAMKFAKAQGIPILTPKGQLATQSAKDALEAFKRDRDMGISTVNAKTETGHNPVDKLYGEPGTVGAVAIDQFGNIAAATSTGGMTGKMVGRIGDSPLIGSGTYADNNSGGVSTTGHGETIMRYNVAQKIVQRIEFLGETAEVATRAVLEAMTDRLMQTAGAITIDAGGNVGFYWTSEKMAWAYQKGDEVHFGIKHGEDYVEPA, encoded by the exons ATGAAT AATCTGCCCAGAGCTGTTGAACCGATTGTAGTTGTTCATGGCGGCGCCGGTGACATTCCAGACAGCCGGGACAATGGAAAACATCGAGGAACAAAACTAGCAGTGCGTTTGGGCTATAAAAAGATGTTGGCCGGCGGAAATGCAATAGATGCTGTAGAAGAAGCTGTTAGAAGTATGGAATTGGACGAAAATTTCAATGCAG GATACGGATCAGTATTAAACATCGATGGAGTAGTGGCCATGGATGCCAGTATTATGTCAGGTGGTAATTTGAATGCAGGCTGTGTTACATTGGTGGAAGACATATTGCATCCCATTACGCTAGCTCGTCGTGTAATGGAAAACACAAACCACACATTCCTCGGCGGCGACGGTGCTATGAAATTCGCTAAAGCACAAGGAATTCCAATTTTAACCCCGAAAGGTCAATTGGCTACACAAAGCGCGAAAGATGCACTGGAAGCGTTTAAAAGAGATCGTGATATGGGTATAAGTACAGTCAATGCTAAAACTGAAACTGGTCACAACCCTGTCGACAAACTATACGGAGAGCCGGGTACTGTAGGGGCGGTTGCAATAGACCAGTTTGGAAACATTGCTGCAGCTACATCAACTGGGGGAATGACTGGAAAAATGGTTGGTCGCATTGGAGATTCGCCACTCATTGGATCTGGAACTTATGCTGATAACAACTCGG GTGGAGTATCGACAACAGGTCATGGCGAAACCATAATGCGTTACAACGTCGCGCAGAAAATCGTACAAAGAATAGAGTTTTTGGGCGAAACTGCAGAAGTTGCAACTCGAGCGGTCTTAGAAGCAATGACTGACAGACTTATGCAAACCGCTGGAGCGATTACCATAGACGCCGGTGGAAACGTCGGCTTTTATTGGACTTCTGAGAAAATGGCTTGGGCTTATCAGAAAGGAGATGAGGTACATTTTGGTATTAAACATGGAGAAGATTATGTCGAACCGGCATAA
- the LOC119069916 gene encoding probable isoaspartyl peptidase/L-asparaginase GA20639 isoform X1, which produces MWSLNFFTFFVVCSIQRFDFTDGSRSYPDALRLKTTIADIKGSTSTLQELLNKYFRNLPRAVEPIVVVHGGAGDIPDSRDNGKHRGTKLAVRLGYKKMLAGGNAIDAVEEAVRSMELDENFNAGYGSVLNIDGVVAMDASIMSGGNLNAGCVTLVEDILHPITLARRVMENTNHTFLGGDGAMKFAKAQGIPILTPKGQLATQSAKDALEAFKRDRDMGISTVNAKTETGHNPVDKLYGEPGTVGAVAIDQFGNIAAATSTGGMTGKMVGRIGDSPLIGSGTYADNNSGGVSTTGHGETIMRYNVAQKIVQRIEFLGETAEVATRAVLEAMTDRLMQTAGAITIDAGGNVGFYWTSEKMAWAYQKGDEVHFGIKHGEDYVEPA; this is translated from the exons ATGTGGTCGCtaaattttttcacttttttcgttGTGTGTTCGATTCAAAGATTTGACTTTACTGATGGTAGCCGATCGTACCCAGATGCACTAAGATTAAAGACAACAATCGCTGACATCAAGGGTAGTACTTCGACATTGCAAGAGCTTTTAAACAAGTATTTTCGT AATCTGCCCAGAGCTGTTGAACCGATTGTAGTTGTTCATGGCGGCGCCGGTGACATTCCAGACAGCCGGGACAATGGAAAACATCGAGGAACAAAACTAGCAGTGCGTTTGGGCTATAAAAAGATGTTGGCCGGCGGAAATGCAATAGATGCTGTAGAAGAAGCTGTTAGAAGTATGGAATTGGACGAAAATTTCAATGCAG GATACGGATCAGTATTAAACATCGATGGAGTAGTGGCCATGGATGCCAGTATTATGTCAGGTGGTAATTTGAATGCAGGCTGTGTTACATTGGTGGAAGACATATTGCATCCCATTACGCTAGCTCGTCGTGTAATGGAAAACACAAACCACACATTCCTCGGCGGCGACGGTGCTATGAAATTCGCTAAAGCACAAGGAATTCCAATTTTAACCCCGAAAGGTCAATTGGCTACACAAAGCGCGAAAGATGCACTGGAAGCGTTTAAAAGAGATCGTGATATGGGTATAAGTACAGTCAATGCTAAAACTGAAACTGGTCACAACCCTGTCGACAAACTATACGGAGAGCCGGGTACTGTAGGGGCGGTTGCAATAGACCAGTTTGGAAACATTGCTGCAGCTACATCAACTGGGGGAATGACTGGAAAAATGGTTGGTCGCATTGGAGATTCGCCACTCATTGGATCTGGAACTTATGCTGATAACAACTCGG GTGGAGTATCGACAACAGGTCATGGCGAAACCATAATGCGTTACAACGTCGCGCAGAAAATCGTACAAAGAATAGAGTTTTTGGGCGAAACTGCAGAAGTTGCAACTCGAGCGGTCTTAGAAGCAATGACTGACAGACTTATGCAAACCGCTGGAGCGATTACCATAGACGCCGGTGGAAACGTCGGCTTTTATTGGACTTCTGAGAAAATGGCTTGGGCTTATCAGAAAGGAGATGAGGTACATTTTGGTATTAAACATGGAGAAGATTATGTCGAACCGGCATAA